The sequence TCCGTTTGTTTGATATTGTACTTTGTGCTTTCACTgtgtccatttttttttttaaaaaaaggggCAAGCATCCCCGGCCTTCTTTGGAGGCCTGCAGTCCATATTTAGGTTCAATCTTGTACTCATGCTTGCCCTGTCATCCTCAGCTACCTGAAGTCTCCAGTCTTTGGTTTTTGATCTCCTCAATTCCTCCTTGTCTACCCTATGTgaattgtctatttttttttatgcttgTTAAGTTAGCGAGATAAATTGTGCTTGTTGTATTATGCTTGTCAACATCAAACAGTTCTTATTTAGTTTTTGATCAGTAAAGGAGAAGAGAGTTATGTTCCTATACCCCACAATTGAATAAATCAGTTCTAATAGAGCTTCATTTCTTATCTTCAGTCATTAGAGCTACTGTTCCAAAGCTGAACTTGGATGATGCATTTGAGCAGAAGAATGACATCGCAAAAGCTGTTGAAGAGGAGCTTGAAAAGGTTTTGTCCTGCATTTATTTCCTGGAATTTGTGCACTATTTGCTGACCTTGAAGAGCATGGAAAATATTTTGACTGACCTTATTTGTCTGTGGTATAGGCAATGTGTACTTATGGCTATGAGATTGTGCAAACGCTGATTGTTGATATTGAGCCTGACGACCGTGTCAAGAGAGCAATGAACGAGATCAATGCAGGCAAGTACTGACCGCATGTACCTTTCGCATACACAATGATTCCTTGCTTTCAGTCTGCTTGTATCAGATTAAATTGGCAATAAAACATTTGCTCAGCCACAAGCATGTACAAGCTAAGTTATATCGACAACGTCACATATAATTCTCTGCTAGAACATGTGCTCTGAACTAATCTTACACGTTATCCTTCTGATCATATGAAAACAGCTGCTAGAATGAGGGTGGCAGCCAATGAGAAAGCGGAGGCCGAGAAGATACTGCAGATCAAGAAAGCCGAAGGAGAGGCGGAGTCCAAGTACCTGGCTGGTGTGGGTATTGCAAGGCAGCGTCAGGCCATCGTGGATGGGCTGAGAGAGAGCGTACTCGCCTTCTCGGAGAACGTCCCCGGCATCACTGCGAAAGATATCATGGATATGGTCCTGGTCACTCAGTACTTCGATACCATGAAGGAGATTGGGGCCTCCTCCAGGTCCACTTCAGTGTTCATCCCCCATGGCCCTGGCGCCGTCAAAGATGTCGCGGATCAGATAAGAGATGGCCTCCTGCAGTCCAATGTGCACTGAGATGACATTGCTTTTGTTTTGCAAGTCAGTATGAGTTCTGCATTATTATCCTAGTAACAACGAGTAAGATGAATGTTAGGGAAGAGTGCTTGGTGAATAGTTATGCATGCACCCTTGCATAAAATTGTGATTTATTGTTATACTTGTATGGATTGCAACTGGAACTACATATTTCTGTAAAAATTAGTCGTATTTTGTCTTGGGGTTGCTTGTGTGTGAGCCTGGTGTCCAGACAAGTCAATTATCTGGTGATATTCTGCTATGCTCTATGTTGATGTGATAAATTCATTTGGATGAGACTGCCTACAAACTGCTTTTGAGCAATTCGTTCTGTAATAGTGGCATTTGGATCAAGTCTATACTTTTTGCAAAGTGATGTTCTTACAAAGATTCTTCAGGGTAATATCGTCCATATTGTTGGGTGAATGTGTAACTGCCAGCTTACATTTTG is a genomic window of Phragmites australis chromosome 17, lpPhrAust1.1, whole genome shotgun sequence containing:
- the LOC133897936 gene encoding hypersensitive-induced response protein-like protein 2 produces the protein MGQILGLVQVDQSTVAIKENFGKFTEVLEPGFHFLPWCIGQQIAGYLSLRVRQLDVRCETKTKDNVFVTVVASVQYRALADKASDAFYKLSNTREQIQSYVFDVIRATVPKLNLDDAFEQKNDIAKAVEEELEKAMCTYGYEIVQTLIVDIEPDDRVKRAMNEINAAARMRVAANEKAEAEKILQIKKAEGEAESKYLAGVGIARQRQAIVDGLRESVLAFSENVPGITAKDIMDMVLVTQYFDTMKEIGASSRSTSVFIPHGPGAVKDVADQIRDGLLQSNVH